The genomic interval ttctagagagtaaaaatcatttactaacgtaaggtcactctcatgaagccagggcttccgtcatatacttttgtgtgtaccaccaaaaaacctgaaactttcgcccccgagatttctactttctttctaaaagatctagccctaaagctaaatcatgtacatgggataaaacttcatttccgacatttctacgctctcgttgttatttttgaacaagaattcatcaaaaaaatgagagaaatattgtgtaaagacggaagagacttgcccgatgtttacgccgccatcttgtttcctattgttcttccccaacgttacaGACGCGTGCGTCgggtaacgttggggaagaacaatagaaaacaatagtcgtagccaggcggcttcttgagagtaaaaatcatttactaacgtaggcttactctcaatgaagccagggagtccttcctattcatctgcgtgtaccgcaaaaaaccctgaaactttcgcccccgagatttctactttccttctaaaacatCTAGCCAtaaatcatgtaggcctacatggccatgggataaaacttcatttccgacatttctacgctctcgttgttatttttaaacaagaatccatcttgtttcttattgtacttccccaacgttacgcgacgctcgAGTCCGTAACGTTggaataagggtgtcaaaaacgctagaataatgaaaaaagggtatccattttcgctaggaaagagcgtgtttagggtcaaatttgcgagggtttaaaaaaattaagacaaaTGTTCTGTAaaagatgtactttttgccccaagagtcgaCATtatacgtgtttagagtatgaATTACGCGAGATGTGGGAggtcgtactaaacccaatgatctAGGTACTGACggccgacgtccgtgacataacaattaaaaatatcgctgtacttgtttagggggtcaattcagggaatacttgccaagagtatcgttttgtttcacACGCcgatacttgttaaggggtgcattttcagaatattgaaaatacgtgtttagggtgcttttcgagacccatggtcgcgcatggtatccactcgtcaatggaagtgcccccccccccccggagctAGACCCCATTCATGTAGTAGATCTCCATGGGTGTCAGATCAGTTCCAAACTGTATGTAAACATCTTGTGTGAGTAATTTTGTGTGTCTTTATTCCCTGTCTATATGTGATTTATGAACATGGAAATAAAGATTTTGCTTTTCGACTGTTTGCCCTTAGAAATCCGGTGCTTTTTGATCTGCATCTTTCAAGATGGCTGCTCCAACTAGGAAGAAGAAGGGTTTCCACATTGATGAGGCTGAACTTCTCTGCAAGAAAGGCTGTGGGTTCTATGGCACTGTCGCTTGGCAGGGATACTGCTCAAAATGCTGGAGGGAGGAATGCCAACGCAGTCGTCAAGCTCAGATAGAGAGTGATGCATTGTTTGCCAAGAGGTACTAATAATTTTTGGTTCAGGATAAGAAATGTCTATTCTTAATCTTGATAAGTCGGGGAATATTATATGTAATTTCCAAATTCTAAAAATGATAATCTAATGAAAATAAAGTGATGGGGTTTATAATACTGTATCTGTCTTTATAAAATGTAGGACATGTTGATTATTGTAATTCAAactgtaaatgtacatgtagttgaggcTTGTTCAGCTTCATTTCTTCAATGACAATACTGGTTGacagcccgggggggggggggggggcactcgaccaaaaaagtggtaggggtgtgccgcgggcgaggcaaaaacgggggccttggagcgggcttattgtaaaaaggaggccctcggaacgggcttcggaactacaaatgtttgtgaaaacgggggtcctcggaacggatctccgtatctctgtgagtgcgtatgcatccctatggaacgggcaatcgtgcatgatgcagctagcgcggcctccgccgggtgcgctcgggcttaggcgatggtcgaaaagcgctctacggccgcttttcaccaaaattgcagctcctcgtagcagatcaatgcgaccggaacggcgtaacgaaaaatatgcgaagctttggaacggatttctctcttcttttttctcgataagaaggaaacgctatgccttggagcggctttctttgttctttttctaaaaaagacaaaaatgctatgccttggaacggaaatttgagtgtaaaaatgggggtcacctcagcggcacatacccactatgcattatatactgagtgccccccccggggttgACAGTCATACATTCAGCtaatttatttacaatatttaataaaGTTTATAAGTTTGTGAACGTCCcaattctttattatttaattgtttttatgaGAAGTTGTAGAAGTAagacattttgacatttttaaaaatcaaccTCCCCCCTAAACTGTGATAAATAGAAGCTATTGCTAGATGGTTTTACTTTCTGTAGtggtattgttttatttgtaaatataacATTATGTTCTCTTGTAATATTCCTAGGCTGTACGAGAGTGAAATGCAACGCTCTGGCCGCCCCTCCACTCTAGTGACCACCCCAGATCAACAAACCTCTAATGAACCCACCCATATGGCCCTCACGTTTCCCCCTCGATCTTCCAAGCCAGAGCAGCCCCCATCCCCTTCAGGCTCGCAAGGGGTGGTATCCCCAGCAGGTGCCCCCACCCTAGGGGGTCAAAATGAGACTCTGACCTTTGATAAGTTTGAGGAGAAACGGAAGCAGAGACAGAATAGCAAAACAAAGTCCATGAAGACACTCTTCTCAAAGGGTGGCAAGACACCAAACAGAGGTATTTAATTAATTCTTTCATATTAAAGAAAACGaaatacctacatgtaggctttAGGCCTACTGTTTTAATGTATATATGAGCTGTGAGAAAGCTTCAAAAtgagagaaaatgagaaaaaaaaaaatagtgcagATGTTTTGTATGatgtttaaatacaaaatagtTTGTTTCATTGACCTGCTCACTTGTGtgttaatgatttatttaatctgttttgtgaaattgagcaaaaatttgaactttattttgttgaatGCTTATTTGATTTATCTCTATTTATACAAATCATCTTGCAGTTGGGGTGACCTAATTGGATTGTGATCAGAAAGAACTACCCgagtgttattttttttacacaaaaatttaatatttttcaagtAAAGTTTATGGAGACTTATGGCATTTTTTGTTCTCTCTCAAGATTGGATGAATTTGccagtatttcatattttgatattatcTTATTGGTCCTATTGGAACATATTAGAAATGTGTAGACCAGACCCATGCTTCCACTCTTAATCTTGAAATCCTCGGGAGTGATGTTCTTATAGTGCAAACGTATTAAAACATACAGGGCGGATGTATGAATGGTTTGCTTTTCCATGAATGAACTGCTTTACTGTGCTTATTTACTCAAAGGCCAAGGTATATAgacaattgaaaataataactttttatagtTGAGtgtatttcttaattatttGCTAGGATGGAGTATATTTCAATGAGATCCTGGgtagcatacatgtatagtaaaattagtaatactgaaaaatgtttcttttaatGATTTCATTCATGACAACAGAGGGCGCTGCTCCTGCTCCTCATGCACGACTTGAGAAACAGATCAGCATGGAGAGCCAGCGTGCCATGGGCGACTTCATGGAGTTTCTTAAAATCCTCAACCGCCCTGCTGCTCAGGATCTTAACAAGCAGTGCAGGGCATTTGTAGAGAGACTCCAGAGGGAGTCTAATCTGTCAGTGGAAGAGCAGGCTGAGTTGGTCCAGGACTTCTATCACAGCATGGGAGATAGAATGAGCACCCACAGTGCCTTCAAAGGTAAAGTGAATGTATTGCTTGTCCTCTTTTTGACTAACCAATGGCTATCTAATGagatggtttatttccaattcatccaattgccaactcgtctactatcatttggtctaccatcagttcgtccactcaccacatggtctacgttcatttagtcttatgccgttccgtctaataaccagttgattcaatagccatttagtccatataccatttggtctaattagactaagtgttaaattgtgcaaaatgaatgaaaattaaatggatattagaccaaatgtttATGACAagaaatggtcatagatgaaatggtgattagacgaagtgacgattggaccaaatggttaatggaacaaatggttgttagatgaaatgttgatggatggaatggcattagactaaatgaaagtagatcaTGTGaagagtggacgagttggcagtagacgaattagCAATTTACCTAATGAGACTAACCAGTGACTAACCAAGTATTGACTTTAATACCATTGGCTAACCTTCCACAAAAGGACAGTTTGTCTGCTGAAtgacataaaacattatagaGCACTGCTTTATGAAAGTTGTCATATTCAGTGCTTCTTGGCCAATCTGTAGCAAGGATATCTTTGAAATTGTAAATGATTGTCAACGTGTCAGTGATTATGTATCCATTGTGAAATGATGTCCTTAGAACTATACAGAAACTTTGTATTAAGATCCAGGAGCATTTCTCAAAGACTGATCTTGAATTATAATTCATATGTGGCAGGATGTAACATGCTTTTGAGTGCTTTTGCCTGTTGTTCTTTTGTCTATAATTGAATTCATGTCACAAATTTATAGAATTTGCATTTTCTTGTAGATTAATTTTGAATGCtggaaaaatagataaaaatgtaaaattcagtATAAAGGTGACAATTGCCTTATCAGCAGTAGGTGTCTTCTGAACAGCCTGAATCATCCCTCCCAAATAATATAGGACATTTTCAAGGTGAAATAGTGTGATAAATGTTGAGagttttaaaaacatttaataatattttaatcttTCACGTCTCAGAGGATTGTACAGAATGTTACTTTTGAATAGCTCTAAAGAAAAATTGGACGATATCACTTCATCTGGATTTTTCaagttgattttgattttgtccacagtcataaaaaataaatcaactttaatagataggcctacatgtatcctTGAAGGTCCTACACACATTCAATATTGgcaatcattcaatttgaaatCAATACTCTTTGGCATTGAAAGAATATCATTTTAACAGAAAATTCTACATAATGAATATAGACCAGCAAAAGAAGACAATTACCATACAGAAATGAACATCACAAAATCTTTTTCCATTTTGTCTCAATCTGTCTAAATTTTGTTGCAGAATTTCGTCGCCGC from Lytechinus pictus isolate F3 Inbred chromosome 2, Lp3.0, whole genome shotgun sequence carries:
- the LOC129275588 gene encoding rab5 GDP/GTP exchange factor-like; this encodes MAAPTRKKKGFHIDEAELLCKKGCGFYGTVAWQGYCSKCWREECQRSRQAQIESDALFAKRLYESEMQRSGRPSTLVTTPDQQTSNEPTHMALTFPPRSSKPEQPPSPSGSQGVVSPAGAPTLGGQNETLTFDKFEEKRKQRQNSKTKSMKTLFSKGGKTPNREGAAPAPHARLEKQISMESQRAMGDFMEFLKILNRPAAQDLNKQCRAFVERLQRESNLSVEEQAELVQDFYHSMGDRMSTHSAFKGMSSFSHSKRYSSDFQEATGKNRSHDQGEMSCIDIQGVV